The sequence below is a genomic window from Lolium perenne isolate Kyuss_39 chromosome 7, Kyuss_2.0, whole genome shotgun sequence.
GAGGCGGAGCAGACTATCGACGTCGTCAACAAGGGGGGTGGAAGCCTATATGGGTTTTACAAAGGTAAGCCAATCGCCTCTCTCTCCTAGACCTCACTCCGGTTTGGTTTTGTTAAACTTCTTCTACCTGTAGATTAACATAGTACACTTGACTTTGAAGTATGATGATGACACTGCCTACATATACTGTGTATTATGTACTACCTCCGTTCAGGATTATAAGGTCATCGCGTGTCCTTAGATTGTCAATTTCACCAACATAACATGAATTATACAACACATAAATTATATCACTAGAAAGTATAACAACTGAACTTTCTAAGGGATCCGACTTTCTAACGGTTTTGTAATAAATTTACTGCATACGAATACGCGTTGGCCTTATAATCCCGAACAGAGTCAGTATTGTACAATCTTAGCTTTACTCCATGTAAACTAAGCTCAAGGCTCAGTGAACCCTTGCAAAACACCCACACCCACACAAAGAGAGGTCCCCTGGATGAGCAGTAGTTTACAGTGCAGTACGCACCCATGATCAGATCCAGACCATCATTAGATTCACCACGACTCTACTCTACTCTACTCTACTCTACCACCACCTCTAGTTCACGTACGGACGGTGAAACACTGCGACAGGTGGTACGGGCCCCAATGCTTGGCCCAGGCCCGGCCGGCAAGCCCACGGGCGTGCAGGGGCCCACCTCCCCCGCCCGCTCGTACGTCTCcaccccaccaccacctccggTCCACCACCTCGGCACCAACCATGGCTGCCTCGCGCCCTCGCCTCCTATATAtactcctccgcctccctcctcaCCGTCCcaacatcgtcttcctcctcctctacaTCCATCGCCAGCAAGTCGAACGAGCTCACCCCACACCCAGCTCACTAGCAATGGCGATCAAGAAGAGCGGAGCGGCGGGGCTGAAGCAGATCCTGAAGCGGTGCTCGAGCCTGGGGCGGCGCCAGCAACAGCACAACCATGCCGGGGAGGAGCactgggaggaggaggaggcggcgccgtCGGACGTGCCCCGCGGCCACTTCGCGGTCTACGTGGGCGAGTCCCGGCGGCGGTTCGTGGTGCCCATCGCGGTGCTGGACCGGCCCGAGTTCCGGTCCCTGCTCCGCCGCGCCGAGGAGGAGTTCGGGTTCGGCGGCGCCGGGGACCTGCTGGTGCTCCCCTGCGAGGAGCGCGCCTTCCGCTCCCTCTGCTCCGCCTCCTCCCTCACCTGCACCGCCCGCTGAGGCCCGCCGGCCGGCCATTTGTTCCGTCCGTCGGTCCGGCCTAGCGCCATTGCTAAGCGAGCCGGCGGCCGGCGCCTGCGTGTGTGTAAATACGTGTGGATCTCCATCACCGATCCATTGATTCGACGTGGCGCATGCGCGTATTAGCGCGCGCCCTTGGAAACCACTATCAATTCTCCCGGAAATGGAGGAAGAtgaagacgaagaggaggagatCTTTGGCGAGAGATTTCAGAGCTAGCTAGCGAGATTTTTTCAACCGGCCCGTACGTATGTTAGCAGCAGCGTGTACGTTGTTTGTGACGTGTTCGAGTCCAtagccgccccttagccttctccATGATATTCATCTCCATGGAGGAGAGCTTAATTAGGCGCGCGAGGTGAACCGTCATTACATCTTATTTTTTTACTCTGTACATGCGAGCTAAGATATGTTGGCCGGCTAAGCCGCTAGCTAGCGATGGTTGAGATACCGCGATCGAGAAGGGAATGTGCTTGTTTGTTTGCTCTCCTCCATCAGTTTGTGGAATAATAATGGTGGTTATAAATGCTGATATTTGCCTTTAGCTGAATGTAGAATTCGAACTAAACAAAAATGGAGGGTGTACATATGGCACTGACAACACTTGAGTGGATGAGAGCATCTCGTCACGTCCCCAGACGATATCCGGCAGAAGTGTCGGATCAACTGTTTGTAGGACGCTTGGTGTCGCTTTTGGGATTCGTCAATTCCAAGTCGCGTACCCAAAACGCGGCCTACAAACAATAAAGTTGAATTGAAAATGCCTAAGTTTGATTGCTCCAAACCTAGCCTAGGCTACTCGCCGTCTTTTGGAGAACTCTCTGAAGCGCGGAATCCTACACTCGTTGTTCCTGTGCCTCCTCGAGGAGCCTCAGATGCCATAAAGAGATGAGCACCCTCATCACTAGGCGCCCGTTCGACGGAGATTTCGACGATGCGCCGCCATGTGGCTTGGAACTCATCTTGGGTGTAGGAGTCGTGCTGGAACTTCTTAACCGACTCGTTGGACTTGACAATGGCCTTCTACTCCACCGACTTCTCCTCCGAGTTCAACATGTCGCTCGAGTCCTCTAGATCGTTATTATCGCCTCCCCCATCTTCCTCATTTGTCGCCTCCTGCTTCGCGTCAGCCATGAATGAATTGCGTGGTCGCAAGAAGTTCTGCGTAGTGGAGACTGTCTCGTGACATCGGACACTATATTGAGTCATTCGCGACGGGTAAAAAAAACATTGTGAAGTGCGGCTGTACTAGGTTACGTTTCGGGCACCGTTCCGTCGATCCGGCGAAGAAACGATGCGGGCTGGTTGTGCGCTGCCGATGAAGGTCACATGGATATCTGTCATCACCATAAACGTACGTACGTGGGCGGGGGCCGTTCCCATGTGAAATGTGTCGACGTGCCGGCCTCTGGCTCACTTTACCGTTCTACTGCTACTACAGTCTTACACAGCCAGCGTGCATGCATGCGCGCGCAGGGGCAGGGAAGGAAGGGAGTACCCGATCCGATCCGATCCGTGACTCTGCAGTTCGTACCCATGAACTCTACGTACGGTACGCACTCCGCCGGCATGACCAGCCAAGCCATGCACGACTCAAATGGCACGTCCGTACCCGTACCCTGCCGACCGAGCCACACCGCAGCGACTGCACGGAAGGGAAAGACTATGTACGTACAATACGTTGGTAGAGCATATTCAGCGAGGCAACCTGACATATTTTCATCAAATTTGGGAGCTGATACGTCTATGTGGACATTGCGTGTGTGCCCACCTGGGTGAGTCAAGGGCCTGCATGGCAGCGATCGAACGGTTTTCTTCGTCTAGGCATCAATGTAGGTAGGCAGACTCCAAAACCGCATTATGCGTGCGCTCCTGCCCTGGCCGCGTCGCTCGACTTTTGGGCTAGGCACGTGCCTTCA
It includes:
- the LOC127311395 gene encoding protein SMALL AUXIN UP-REGULATED RNA 51-like translates to MAIKKSGAAGLKQILKRCSSLGRRQQQHNHAGEEHWEEEEAAPSDVPRGHFAVYVGESRRRFVVPIAVLDRPEFRSLLRRAEEEFGFGGAGDLLVLPCEERAFRSLCSASSLTCTAR